The following nucleotide sequence is from Pagrus major chromosome 16, Pma_NU_1.0.
AAGTGACCTTAAGAATATCTAGCGGTGTGAACCTGTGGTCATCTGTTTGGCAGCTTGTTGGCTTGTAACGCCACCActatcccctccacctcctcatgaGATAAGTGGCTAATGAGAACGTGGTATGCCACGTTTGTTACAACCCTTTTAACCTTGGTTATAtaagtggtttgcagaaatgttaactgttaacattatatcctggggACTAGGCTGCAACAACTGTTGAGTTTTAGTGTAGTAAAGGTCTGCAAGATAGCATCAGcaaacttttgtttgtttattttcctgacATAAATCATATTGATTTGACTTGTTTTCCAATCCATATTTTTCCCCTGGTTATCCATGTGCCCCCTGCAGTGGTACTATGGCCCCCCCATTTGAGAACCATGGGGCTAATCTGAGCAGAAAAAGCATactaacattttatttagttgTGGGAACATTTAAGGTCACATGTGTATGAGGGAATATTACATGATAGACAGACAGTAGTCAACTAGGACTTCCCATGAAGATTTCAAATATGGATATGGTTGCTGGTAATTTTTTGCAACAGGGTGTTATTGTCACACCTGCTATGTGTTCACATTTTGTGAAGGTGCTGTCAAGTGTCCCTGCATTAGCAGAGTGAAGGGTAACGTTGAAAACACAGGACTGATGAGAGACAATAAATCTGTAGAAGAGTTACTTTGAAGGCTGATACTGAATCAAACGTAGAGCCTCTTCATTGTCCAACACTCCCTGGATAAACTCTCCTTCTGCCACTCGTTctggagggaggaaagggaaagaaaaggaggagttTAGTTCAGGTTCTTGAAATGAACTTGAATTAAAAACACTTCTTAAGGGTCCCAGGGGGAAGGGACTGGAGCACACTGATTATTTTGCAGCCTTTAATAGTAATGATAAAGCAAAGTAGTGACTTCCTGGGTCATATTTCAAAATCAATCAGGAGCAAGAGTCCCAAacttaataaatcatttttatatttattctttcatgtctccattcaAACCACAGTATCTCACCATTGTCACCCTTGTCAAAGAAGCTCCAGAGTTTATCTGCCCTCTTCTCAGCTGAGTTTTCATCGTCAGGCAGACCAGACAACTCATCTTTAGGAATTAGCTTGAAAATTGCCTgtaaggaaaataaaaaaacaggagaTACAGACTTGTCAAAGAGTGAgaagcattttattttagcagcactgtaaaatctgaaacTACTCAATCAACATTTCAATGTGATGGCAGGGCTTAAGAAAagattattgaaaaaaaaaaatgccaggCTGTCAAATCAGTCACAACCGGTGTGACTCAGACACAGTGCAGTCAGTCAGGATTTGGCTTTTTTcttaaatcttattttttcaaTGTCTCCTACTTTAAACCTCAGATAGTCTTGGttatttttgttctttgatttttttgcaGTATAGAAATGAATATACATCAATAATTTCCCCTAAAAACTAATTCAGAGGACATGTAAGTCAGTTATGTTTAAGGAGCCAAAATAGTGGCATTAGTGGTGTGTTGATTCAAAAAGATTTAAggacaaaaatgcaaatgtttgagGTAATAATGTGTATAATTAAGTTCTACGAAATTTCCAATGTCGATCTTTCCTTAGAAGCCACCAAATGATACTTTAAGTGACAGTCCCAAATGATCCTGTATGCAGAGGACACTGTTACCtatactttattttgtttctgctcATGCACTTTTTTGAAACAAGTGGTTGAGTGTACTGAAAGTGGGTAAGGGATATTACTGAGTCTTACATTGTCAGGTCATGCCATACTGTATTTCTCTTGATCCAAAattgtttataaaatatgaGAATAGTATGTGACATCTTTATTAAGATATAACCTCCTGTTTTAAACTGCAGTCTATAGTTCTTTCTTCATTATCTTAATTATGTATACTGTAAAACTCTCTGTAGGTTTAGCCCTTAATTCACCCCAAACTGTTGATCAGCATTAATTAAAGTCTAAtcctgtgtttaaaaaacagtgcCTAGGGAAACAAGGGATAGCTATCAATGCTGTAGTTTAATTTGGTGAAGGAGATAGGTGCCGATACTAAGGGAGTTTGTGCTGATGGGGATGTGATTAggaatggggggaaaaaatgggaATCTGCATTTAAAGAGATGGGCATATCCAAATATAACAACATCGAGAGAGAGACTACAATCACATGCCTGATCAGTGCATCGTCCTGTGATCGCCATATGCCTTTTCAATTATCCATAAACACTGTATGTACAGTTTCCTTCAGAGTTCACTGCTCATTAAATGTCAATCACTGTGATCTTCCTTCCCTTTAGTCATTCTACTATTTAACAATCATCTTTTCACCAATGCCTTTATCTAACAATTAATTTAACTATACATTCAACCACATGTTTAATTCACTCTGTCCTTACAGTATACAAAGGAACCCGAACCCACTTAAATCCAGTTTACCCACTGATGAGTTCTGCAAAACCTGACCATGTCTGACCTTTGCCTAGCAGTCACTAACAGATACAGTACAGGACAGTCTATTATCAACTTCTATGCAAATGATACTGTTGTCTCTATTTCTTTTTGCTTATGTCAATGAATTTCTCATCACAAAGTCACAATTCTCACGTTATTCAACTCTTCACTCAGACAATTTCCAAACATCTTGGAGCCAAGCACTTACCGAGCTAAAAGTACTTTTTGTCTGCAAGGCTATTATACTTTACTAGACTCACCGTGCAGATTTCCTTGACCTCTGACTTGGTGATGTATCCGTTCTTGTCCACGTCAAACAGCGAGAAGGCCCATTCCAGTTTCCTGGTGGTCTTCCCTGTTGACGTCATGTGGAGAGCGATGATGTACTCCTTGAAGTCCAGTGTGCCATCGTCGTTTGTGTCGAAGGAGCGGAAGACGTGCTGGGAATACGTTTGTGCATCACTTTCTGGGAAGAACTTGCTGTAGATAGCCTGGAACTCCTCTTTCGTGATGCGCCCTGTTGGACACTGCCTCTTGAAGTTTTCATACCACTGGACAATCTCAGTCTCTGAGAACTTGGTGTGGAGTTTCAGGTCCTCCAGGATCTCCTTGGAAACAGCGCCGCTCTTGGTGTTACCCATTGTTGGATGTGCTGGTGATGTTTTAGAGGTATATCAAAGTGTGAATTTGTGGCCCTTGAGCTCTTCTAGGATGCACAGCTTCAACCAAAGGACTTCCCTCCTGTACTCTGTCAAAGTAGTAAACAGAAGACTATCCCAGAGGTATTGCAGCAGTACCTTTGTTGATCCTGGTTCTGGCCTACAATTCAGCCCAGAGAAGCATATGCTGTGAAAAGAGCAGAAGCCACTTGATAAGCTCATGAATCCAATCAACCAACAATAATACTAGCAAGAGGTGTCACGGACAAAGTTCAATCCAGTTTAAGGCTGACATGCATCTGAACTCCACAACCCTCAAGCAGGTGTTTGAAAGGCATATTTTCTTCACCCAAAATTACACCATTTATTACAGCAAGAAAGCATAAGAATAGAAATATTGTACGGTTTAAAATTCTCTGATGGTCATTGAATGAATCTTGTGTAATGAACGCGTCCCTCACTTTATTCGAGATTTCTCATTTAAAATTTCACCCAAAATAAATCTCTTACAATAACATCTTGATCTTGTGAAACATGTTCTGCACTCTGCAGCGCAAACTGGCAGCCTTTAACCACAGTCAACCCTGAGTTCTACGCAGTGTACCGACATCCACATGACTGTGAACCTTCAAAGGGTTTGAGTCAGCCTCCAGCTCAAGATATTTTGTGTCTCACTAGCAGAACCAGTCCTGACGCACTTCGAGTTCAACTCTGTAGACAGAATGCACCATGAAAATCAGGCAGTGCCCTGGTTTGTTATCCCCACTGACCAAAATTTACATCACTACACTTGAATTACCAGAAAAATCTGCGTCAACCAGGACAAAGTAATCTTATCATTTGGGGAGCAAGTGAAGCACTTTGgtgaccatgaataaactcaATTAACACACCAATTCAATATGAAAGGCATTGTTTAGGTAAGCACCATATGGCATACtttgatataaataaatatagattAAATCTATTgtacaagaaagaaaacattgcttCAAGTTATGGGGTAATACTTAACAACAATCATTTATAAAttgtaaatgtatagttaatcaacaataataataataataataaatgaaatgattataaacaatttattaagcAAATGTTTCTTGTTAAGTTGCAATTTTATTATAGTTTGTAAATGGTtagtaaatactgtgtagtccatctataaacattattttgatggTCATTATAAGGTTGCAACTGCTGTTTATTAACCGTGACAATTTCTTAGCATTTCATTATCAAAATTATCAAGACATTCTAGTCTTTTCTTCAACATGGCATCATCATCTAATTAATAAAAAGTTCCACATGGTATATTGCTGCTGATAAAACCAATGAACCAGTGAAGGCAATGGTGCAAGCAttcacagaacaaaaaacaacaacaaacgaATGTATATATGCTTCTTTTCATCCATTTATCCATTTAAGTCTTATACTAATCTAATCACAAATACACCAGTAGTCCAAGAAAGTCAAAAGGTTCAACAGTGATTCATAGCGTTCAGTTTCTCGAGTCATCAGGGTCGTGATATTTCAATGTGTCGGTGTAGCGCTGCTCAGTTTGTTTCTTACCTGTGTGACCAGCTGAGGAGTCCAGGACAAACAGTGACGCTCTGTCTGTGAGCAGCAAAGGAAATGAGCCTCCACTTGCTGTGAGATAAGTCAATTAAACTGGATTGCTCTGAGGCGGAGCCACAGCAGGACCCATGTGAACACCTGAGCTTACCAAGCCGCAGTCaagtcacatttatttataaggTGCTTTTCACAAACAGGGTCGCAGGAAGTGCTTTGCAGAGCAAGAGGGCACACCAATCTCTTCCGTAGGTGTGCCCTCTTGCTCTGCAAAGCACTTCCTGCGACCCTGTTTGTGAAAGACAGTCAGGAATCATAAACACCAAATAAAGTAACATCCATGGAAAGTAATTTGGTTTTGTGCCTATTTGTGCTCTGGCCATGCtgagaatgttttttgttttttaaacaatcaATTTCAATTTGATGCCGAATTTAAGAAATTTCTTCACCTCTAGGTATCTATTTAaaattttttatatatattattttgaagGCTTTTCTACTTTATCCTGGACCTGCAATGCTGCTTTTACTTTGTGACATTTGAAGCAGAGTTGGAAAATCTATCATAGGTTACTTGTGCTCTGATACACAATATTTTCACATATAGCCTACAGAGAGTGATCAGGAAAGCAGAAGCCCTGTATCTGTTATGGAAATCCAGTGCAGTCTTCTACGTGCATAATGTAGTGTGGCTTATATTCGTTACAAAGTGCCATCTGTTTACTTCCTGATGCTATAACTTCAAtgacagagtcagagagtgaggaaggaagacaTCAAATGAGACTGAACattacatgaataaaactaaaacattacctcgtcttTGAACATTTGCACCTGAAGACCTCAGAGCTAGCTCCCCAACacaacacacttttattttgatagagacccctagcagcagaagttacatattgtgcatttaagtTAGTTACTTCCCCTTTTCACAGTTAGctttgtaaatatattaataaacacTATTTACCAATTCTTTTTGTATAAAGTGTTTCAAGcattttttgattgttttgatgtcACCACACGCCAGATGGCCTAGCCGGccactaaaataaataaaaacagaaagtttaTAAGAAAGAGGTCAGAGCATTACTGCACGgagtgtaaaaaagaaaagctagCTCATGTCAAGACACAGAGGAGAttatcaaaatgatcaaaaactaTATTCAAAAACTTTATACAAACCTTTATGAGCATTGAGGTCACAGCTTTGCTGCTCGCTTTCCCAAGTATGTCAGTCACTTTAATTTTTGGCAGCACTTCCAAGCACTGAGTATAAAAACAGCCATAGCAACCTAACGTTAGCTCTGAAAACCTTGCTACGGTTGCTGCTACACTGAGCAGAGAATAGTCCTGTAATATATTGTGCAATCCAGGCTATTATACTTCAAAACTGTTGTATTGGATTGCAAAACAATGTGCAAGGTTTGCATTTTTACAGCCACCCTCACTATCAGTAAATGTCTTTACAAAGACTGACTTTTATCCAACTCGTGAAATCTTCTTTTAGTGTCTCATGATGGTTCAAGAGTTGTTCATGAGTAAAAGTCAAGGACAAAGATATCATTTTCTGCTCAGCAAAAATGATTGATTTGCTGAGTGATTATAGTTAAAGGTATTTGGATTGTTAGTATTGACAGTATTGACAATTTTCGATTTCAGTACACAACTACTGGAATATTTATATGCTTCAAAAAACTCTCCTAGTTATTGTtatgtcattattattgttattattattattgtgggTTGTCTTTACATTCTGTAATTATGTACGTACATGTATAGATAGTCTATACACACCTTATACGCACCTATTTTTATTCTGTAAActctatttgtgtttttctttctttattattattattattatcattattattatcattataattatataCTATTTACTATTTCTGTAGTGGAGTTTCTGAATCCTGAGATATACAATAAGGTTGACAGGGAAGATGGAGGTTTGAACATGTGACCCAGGTTAAAGTTCAGCCTAAACTCTTACCAGAAGCTTGACTCCTGTCTCAACCTGCAGATCAAAACAAGTCAGCTGACTGAACTTGGCACTGCCTTGTTGCCTGATTACGAGTTTGCTGCAGGTTTTATCggctgcaaaaataaaacagatcaaGTGAAGTGACAAAGTAAAAGTGAGTCCTTTCCAAAACTACCTTGGACTGTCACGCAGGTACAGACTTAACAGTTTAAATCCAGCGCGGTGGCGAGTGGCTCTGCGGTGAGCAGCGGGGGGGATGTAAAATGCACTTAACCGAGTGTTGACTGCTGATCCACCATCTGCTGGGCTGTAAATCAGACtccacagaaaacaaatcaactCCGGTACACATGCTGTATGCAGAAACATGGTCACTATACAGGTGTAAATGACCTGATTGGAGCATGGTGGAAAGAAAGCAGGGATTACATGTCTGAACTCTTCAGGGCTGAGAGGTCATGACTTTGTTGTGGGAGTGGTATTGATCCACTTTGACCcaccctctcccctccctcacctACCAGctcattatactgtatgtcatgGCCTTAAAATGAGAAGCAATCAcagtctgcctctctgtccctccctccagACACATTTCCACCCTGTGACGCCCCTTTATTGCCACTCTCTACACGTCCACCTTCACTCAACAGCCCTGTCAGAACGATTACCAGCCCGTGTTATCCAGTCAAACGCCAGCTATGCTTGTACTTGAACCTGAACCCAGAAACCTGTCTCAACCTTAATAGGTTTGTGTGTGCCAGGTAAACTAAAACATGTTTGCTTCATGTTGCTGTTGTGACCATCACATATTTTAACTTCTCTTGACTATCATAGTGATGGGGATGTCGCGCTTTCTATCATACTGTCCTATAACGTGAcagatttttgtatttgtatgtttgtgttccTGCCCCGTAGTTAATCTTAAATGTGTTCATTGTAGTGTTACACATTACTATAaatcatctgttttgttttattttatcagtggTTTCAGATACTTGCATGTCTTGTATGTTTGATCAGAGGTGTTCAGTTAGCTACGATGAGCTAACATGAAGCAATGCGACGGCTGAACTCTGGATGACTGCTGTTGAGAGAGGTGTTAGCTCACAATCTTTCCCCTATTAGATACTATTACCAATctcagtaacaacaacaacagctgactCTGAACGTGTTTACTGTCCGGGCATTCATCCTGATTAAGATGACATAACTACCTGCAGACATCCTCCAAACCAACTGCTTTAGCGGCTGCATCTATTGTTTATCACTGGACAAGTATAGAGCAGCATCCACAGTAAGCTCTCCTGGCAAAATCCTGATCTCCCCcctgttttaaataaaacaacttaaTTCCTCCGCTGACGTGCTGAGGCCTAACTTCAGAGGTCCTGCCTCCCTGTTGGCACCGTCGGTTGCGGCTCCACAGGT
It contains:
- the LOC141010947 gene encoding recoverin-like, whose amino-acid sequence is MGNTKSGAVSKEILEDLKLHTKFSETEIVQWYENFKRQCPTGRITKEEFQAIYSKFFPESDAQTYSQHVFRSFDTNDDGTLDFKEYIIALHMTSTGKTTRKLEWAFSLFDVDKNGYITKSEVKEICTAIFKLIPKDELSGLPDDENSAEKRADKLWSFFDKGDNERVAEGEFIQGVLDNEEALRLIQYQPSK